A DNA window from Zonotrichia leucophrys gambelii isolate GWCS_2022_RI chromosome 15, RI_Zleu_2.0, whole genome shotgun sequence contains the following coding sequences:
- the COQ5 gene encoding 2-methoxy-6-polyprenyl-1,4-benzoquinol methylase, mitochondrial: MAALRLWRCRCRALLSRPAGALRARRGLAAGPEMHFGFQTVTEEERREKIYQVFENVAKKYDVMNDSMTLGIHRVWKDILVHKMNPCPGTLLLDVAGGTGDIAFRFINYVRSVRQRQLQRKLRHHQNLSWQEIFESYQNDKFNNSLGDSQVVVCDINREMLKVGKQKAQHLGYSEGLSWVLGNAEELPFDDDKFDVYTIAFGIRNVTRIDLALQEAYRVLKPGGRFLCLEFSHVSNPLVSRLYDLYSFQVIPVLGEVIAGDWRSYQYLVESIRQFPPQEELKAMIEDAGFFRVDYENLNFGIVAIHSGFKL; this comes from the exons ATGGCGGCGCTGCGGCTGTGGCGGTGCCGCTGCCGGGCGCTGCTGTCCCGGCCCGCCGGAGCTCTGCGGGCGCGGCGCGGCCTGGCCGCGGGGCCGGAGATGCATTTCGGCTTCCAGACCGTGacggaggaggagaggagggagaaaa TTTATCAGGTCTTTGAAAATGTGGCCAAGAAATACGATGTAATGAATGATTCAATGACTCTGGGAATTCATCGGGTGTGGAAGGATATCCTCGTGCATAAAATGAACCCTTGTCCAGGAACACTCCTCCTCGATGTTGCTGGGGGAACAG GTGACATTGCCTTTCGGTTCATTAATTATGTTCGCTCTGTACGACAACGCCAGCTCCAGAGGAAGCTCAGGCACCATCAGAATTTGTCATGGCAGGAAATTTTTGAGAGTTACCAGAATGACAAATTTAACAACTCGCTAGGGGATTCCCAAGTGGTGGTCTGtgacatcaacagagaaatgTTAAAAGTTGGGAAGCAGAAAGCGCAGCATCTTGGCTACTCTGAAG GCTTGTCCTGGGTACTTGGGAATGCTGAAGAGTTGCCCTTTGATGATGATAAATTTGATGTTTACACAATTGCCTTTGGAATCCGAAATGTAACTCGTATTGATCTG GCACTCCAAGAGGCCTATCGTGTGCTGAAACCAGGAGGAAGATTTCTCTGCCTGGAATTCAGTCATGTCAGCAACCCTCTTGTTTCCAG GCTCTATGATCTCTACAGTTTCCAGGTCATCCCTGTTCTGGGTGAGGTTATTGCTGGTGACTGGAGGTCTTACCAGTACCTTGTGGAGAGCATCCGACAGTTCCCCCCTCAG gaggagctgaaggcaATGATAGAAGATGCAGGCTTTTTCAGAGTGGATTATGAGAATTTGAACTTTGGGATTGTTGCCATTCACTCAGGTTTCAAACTCTGA